One genomic segment of Salinibacter grassmerensis includes these proteins:
- the pyrE gene encoding orotate phosphoribosyltransferase, with amino-acid sequence MPTPQEIFAPSSADRARALADTLLNIEAVFLRPRDPFTWSSGLAAPIYCDNRQTLAHPSVRERIANGFTEIVRDHDWTSPTVAGTATAGIPHAAWLADRIDAPMAYIRSSAKGHGQGRRIEGAQPGAGDTVIVVEDLISTGRSVLDAVAAVRETGATVPAVLAIFSYGLDAAATAFREAGVPCHVLTTFPVLLDVAHRQHALSEDAQALLNDWRADPDAWSQEHGG; translated from the coding sequence ATGCCCACCCCCCAAGAGATTTTTGCCCCGTCGTCGGCCGATCGGGCCCGCGCCCTCGCGGACACCCTTTTGAACATTGAGGCCGTTTTCTTGCGCCCGCGCGACCCGTTCACGTGGTCCTCGGGCCTCGCGGCGCCCATTTACTGTGACAACCGGCAGACCCTCGCGCATCCGTCCGTCCGCGAACGCATCGCAAACGGGTTTACCGAGATCGTCCGGGATCACGACTGGACGTCGCCTACCGTTGCCGGAACGGCCACGGCCGGCATCCCCCACGCGGCGTGGCTGGCCGACCGGATCGATGCCCCAATGGCATACATCCGCTCTTCGGCCAAGGGGCATGGGCAGGGACGGCGCATTGAGGGAGCACAGCCGGGAGCGGGCGACACGGTTATCGTGGTGGAGGATCTCATCTCGACGGGCCGATCCGTGTTGGACGCGGTGGCGGCCGTTCGGGAGACCGGTGCCACCGTTCCGGCGGTACTGGCCATTTTTTCGTATGGGCTGGACGCCGCCGCCACGGCGTTCCGGGAGGCCGGTGTGCCCTGCCACGTGCTGACGACGTTTCCCGTGCTTCTGGACGTGGCGCATCGCCAGCATGCGCTCTCGGAAGACGCACAGGCGTTGCTCAACGACTGGCGGGCCGATCCCGACGCCTGGTCCCAGGAACACGGGGGCTGA
- the dnaK gene encoding molecular chaperone DnaK — protein sequence MGKVIGIDLGTTNSVVAVMEGDDPEVIENAEGSRTTPSVVAYKDDGERLVGAPAKRQAITNPENTVSSIKRFMGRFYDEVEDEIEEVPYEVVRGENDTARVQIGDRKYTPQEISAVVLQKLKQTAEEYLGQEVTDAVITVPAYFNDAQRKATQEAGEIAGLNVQRIINEPTAASLAYGLDDESDQVVAVYDLGGGTFDVSILELGDGVFEVNATYGDTHLGGDNFDKRLIDHIADEFEQDTGIDLRDDPMALQRLKEAAEEAKIELSSAKTTTINLPFITATDEGPQHLNMDLNRATFENLIGDLVEKTVPQMEKALNDAGHSKSDVDEVILVGGSTRVPLVQETVEEFFDKKANKSVNPDEVVSLGAAVQGGVLSGDVDDVLLLDVTPLNLGIETLGGVMTTLIEANTTIPTKESEVFSTAADNQTSVEVHVLQGDREMAKDNRTLGRFHLDGIPPAPRGTPQIEVTLDINADGILNVSAEDKDTGKEQSIRVEANSGLSDEEIEKMKEEAEQHAEEDERRKERADTINEANSMAYSVEQGLEEYGDKIPEDKRANLQDALDTLNEELETASADEDITALEDALEDLNAAWSAAGEEIREAQQQQAQQGAAAGAGAGAAGAGAAAGAEGPAGGPAGGAAPGNGATDTDDEDVQDADYEVVDEGDDE from the coding sequence ATGGGTAAAGTCATTGGAATCGACCTTGGCACGACGAACTCGGTCGTGGCGGTGATGGAGGGGGACGACCCCGAAGTCATCGAAAACGCGGAAGGATCGCGCACCACGCCGTCCGTCGTGGCCTACAAAGATGATGGCGAGCGCCTCGTGGGTGCCCCCGCGAAGCGCCAGGCCATCACGAATCCGGAAAACACCGTGTCCTCGATCAAGCGGTTCATGGGCCGCTTCTACGACGAGGTTGAGGACGAGATCGAAGAGGTCCCGTACGAGGTCGTCCGCGGCGAGAACGACACGGCGCGCGTCCAGATTGGCGACCGGAAGTACACCCCTCAGGAGATTTCGGCCGTGGTGCTGCAGAAGCTGAAGCAGACGGCCGAGGAGTACCTGGGCCAGGAGGTCACCGACGCGGTGATCACCGTGCCGGCGTACTTCAACGACGCACAGCGGAAGGCCACACAGGAGGCCGGCGAGATTGCAGGCCTGAACGTGCAGCGCATCATCAACGAGCCCACGGCGGCCTCCCTCGCCTACGGCCTCGACGACGAGAGCGATCAAGTGGTCGCCGTGTACGACCTCGGCGGCGGTACCTTTGACGTCTCCATCCTGGAGCTCGGGGACGGGGTCTTTGAGGTAAACGCCACGTATGGGGACACGCACCTCGGGGGCGACAACTTCGACAAGCGCCTCATCGACCACATTGCCGACGAGTTCGAGCAGGACACCGGCATCGACCTTCGGGACGACCCGATGGCCCTGCAGCGGCTGAAGGAGGCCGCCGAGGAGGCCAAGATTGAGCTGTCGAGCGCCAAGACGACGACGATCAACCTGCCGTTCATTACGGCCACGGACGAGGGTCCGCAGCACCTCAACATGGACCTCAACCGGGCCACCTTCGAGAACCTGATAGGGGACCTGGTCGAGAAGACGGTGCCGCAGATGGAAAAGGCCCTCAACGACGCGGGGCACTCCAAAAGCGACGTCGATGAGGTCATCCTGGTTGGCGGCTCCACCCGCGTGCCGCTCGTTCAGGAGACCGTCGAGGAGTTCTTCGACAAGAAGGCCAACAAGTCCGTGAACCCGGACGAAGTGGTGTCCCTCGGCGCCGCCGTTCAGGGCGGCGTGCTCAGTGGCGACGTCGACGACGTGCTGCTGCTGGACGTGACGCCGCTCAACCTCGGCATCGAGACGCTTGGCGGTGTGATGACGACGCTGATCGAGGCCAACACCACGATCCCGACGAAGGAGAGCGAGGTGTTCTCCACGGCCGCCGACAACCAGACCTCCGTAGAGGTGCATGTCCTGCAGGGCGATCGCGAGATGGCCAAGGACAACCGCACGCTCGGCCGCTTCCACCTGGACGGCATTCCGCCGGCCCCGCGTGGCACGCCGCAGATTGAGGTCACGTTGGACATCAACGCGGACGGCATCCTGAACGTGTCCGCCGAGGACAAGGACACCGGCAAGGAGCAGTCCATCCGTGTGGAGGCGAACAGCGGCCTCTCGGACGAGGAGATCGAGAAGATGAAGGAAGAGGCCGAGCAGCACGCCGAGGAGGACGAGCGCCGGAAGGAGCGCGCCGACACGATCAACGAGGCGAACTCTATGGCTTACTCCGTGGAGCAGGGCCTCGAGGAGTACGGCGACAAGATTCCGGAGGACAAGCGGGCGAACCTCCAGGATGCCCTCGACACACTGAACGAGGAGCTTGAGACGGCCAGCGCCGACGAAGACATCACCGCGCTGGAGGACGCCCTCGAAGACCTCAACGCGGCGTGGTCCGCCGCCGGCGAAGAGATTCGCGAGGCCCAGCAGCAACAGGCCCAGCAGGGCGCGGCGGCCGGTGCTGGCGCCGGCGCGGCGGGCGCTGGTGCAGCGGCTGGTGCCGAAGGTCCCGCTGGCGGCCCCGCTGGCGGAGCGGCCCCCGGCAACGGCGCCACGGACACCGACGACGAGGATGTCCAAGACGCCGACTACGAGGTCGTCGACGAAGGCGACGACGAGTAA
- the pgsA gene encoding CDP-diacylglycerol--glycerol-3-phosphate 3-phosphatidyltransferase: MYTSAALRYIPNLLTVGRILVTPLLLLLLSIPSKAGQMSAVVLFVLASLTDYYDGVLARRYGVRSRLGQYLDPLADKILILGTFIALALEAPDLVPWWAVVAIALRDVVVTVLRSWAEASGQTLHTYRVAKGKTMLQAAFLFGVLTLRAATHFSPPLRDAARWLLYDSGLPGLALAVVVGFTLATGALYVVAPVEEKGTLE; this comes from the coding sequence ATGTACACCTCCGCAGCCCTCCGGTACATTCCCAACCTGCTGACGGTCGGTCGGATTCTGGTGACCCCGTTGCTGCTCCTGCTCCTGTCGATTCCGAGCAAGGCCGGACAGATGAGTGCGGTCGTGCTCTTCGTCCTGGCCTCCCTGACGGACTACTACGATGGGGTGCTGGCCCGTCGGTACGGGGTGCGGTCGCGGCTCGGACAGTACCTTGATCCCCTGGCGGACAAAATTCTGATCCTCGGGACCTTCATCGCCCTTGCACTCGAGGCCCCCGACCTCGTCCCGTGGTGGGCCGTCGTGGCCATTGCCCTCCGCGACGTCGTCGTGACGGTCCTTCGGTCGTGGGCCGAAGCGTCCGGACAGACGCTGCACACCTATCGTGTGGCAAAAGGAAAGACGATGCTGCAGGCCGCATTCCTCTTCGGGGTGCTCACCCTCCGGGCCGCAACGCACTTTTCCCCGCCGCTTCGCGACGCGGCCCGGTGGTTGCTTTACGACAGCGGCCTGCCCGGGCTGGCCCTAGCGGTCGTCGTCGGCTTTACGTTGGCCACGGGTGCGCTGTACGTGGTGGCGCCGGTAGAGGAAAAGGGGACCCTAGAGTAG
- a CDS encoding OsmC family protein — MPTRSADATWTGNLPDGSGTMRLESGAYEGAYSFRSRFEDGDGSNPEELIAAAHSGCYSMALSNVLAEAGHEPESVNTTADVTLQMVEGDPTITGIHLTTEASVPGLDADTFEEHAAAAKDGCPVSKALAGTEITLDASLA; from the coding sequence ATGCCTACTCGTTCTGCGGACGCAACGTGGACCGGCAACCTGCCCGACGGCAGCGGCACCATGCGGCTCGAAAGTGGAGCCTATGAAGGTGCATACTCGTTCCGCTCCCGCTTCGAGGACGGAGACGGTTCCAATCCTGAAGAGCTGATTGCCGCCGCCCATTCGGGCTGCTACTCGATGGCCCTCTCCAACGTGTTGGCCGAGGCCGGGCATGAGCCCGAGTCGGTTAACACCACCGCGGACGTGACGCTTCAGATGGTCGAGGGGGACCCCACCATCACCGGGATCCACCTGACGACGGAAGCGTCCGTGCCGGGCCTCGACGCGGACACGTTTGAAGAACACGCTGCGGCGGCCAAGGACGGCTGCCCAGTCTCGAAGGCCCTCGCCGGTACGGAGATCACGCTCGACGCGAGCCTAGCGTAG
- a CDS encoding competence/damage-inducible protein A → MKAQLLTIGDELLIGQTTNTNAAWLGGELSRLGVRMTRTVTVGDAREDIFRELDRAYEEARLVICTGGLGPTHDDLTRTVIADYFGAPLQTDPDVLERVRQYYDRRNRDVPPSAPALAQRPESFETLANPVGAAVGLWHEAPDGRLIVLLPGIPEEMTAIFEASVQPRLEQQSGVGEVRHRTLVTAGIGETALQEKLGDLSDVLGDDVSLAYLPSTSGVRLRLSADAQQTTADARLDTVEAAMRERAGNDIIGTGDVTLEEVLGNALRTRDATIASAESATGGLIGHRLTGVSGSSDYYLGSVVAYANSAKKTVLGVEEAAIREHGAVSEAVALQMAEGVREALGTTVGVSTTGIAGPTGGTPEKPVGTVWVGYADASGGHARRHQFVEDRTLNKELFASAALEQARRTLSA, encoded by the coding sequence ATGAAGGCACAGCTCCTGACCATTGGCGATGAACTGTTGATTGGCCAGACCACCAATACGAATGCCGCGTGGCTGGGGGGGGAGCTTAGTCGGCTCGGCGTCCGCATGACCCGGACGGTGACCGTCGGGGACGCCCGGGAAGACATCTTCCGAGAGCTGGACCGGGCGTACGAGGAGGCCCGTCTCGTCATCTGCACCGGTGGGCTTGGCCCTACCCATGACGACTTGACGCGCACGGTCATCGCCGATTATTTCGGCGCTCCGCTCCAGACCGACCCGGATGTGCTGGAGCGTGTTCGCCAGTATTACGACCGCCGGAATCGAGACGTGCCGCCGTCGGCCCCGGCCCTCGCCCAGCGGCCGGAGAGTTTTGAGACGCTCGCCAATCCGGTCGGGGCCGCCGTGGGGCTGTGGCATGAGGCCCCGGACGGGCGACTAATTGTGCTGCTGCCTGGCATTCCGGAGGAGATGACTGCTATCTTTGAGGCCTCGGTCCAGCCGCGGCTCGAACAGCAGTCGGGCGTGGGCGAGGTGCGTCACCGGACCCTCGTGACGGCGGGGATCGGGGAGACGGCCCTGCAGGAGAAGCTGGGCGATCTGTCCGACGTGCTGGGGGACGATGTGTCCCTGGCGTACCTGCCCTCCACGAGCGGTGTGCGCCTGCGCCTGTCGGCCGATGCTCAGCAAACGACGGCGGATGCGCGTCTCGACACGGTGGAAGCGGCAATGCGGGAGCGGGCCGGCAACGACATCATTGGCACCGGCGACGTTACCCTGGAAGAGGTCCTGGGGAATGCGCTGCGAACGCGTGACGCCACGATTGCCAGTGCGGAGAGTGCCACGGGCGGTCTCATCGGGCACCGGCTGACGGGCGTCTCCGGGTCGTCCGACTATTATCTGGGGAGCGTGGTCGCCTACGCCAATTCCGCAAAGAAAACGGTCCTTGGAGTGGAGGAGGCAGCGATCCGCGAGCACGGTGCCGTGAGCGAGGCAGTGGCCCTCCAGATGGCCGAGGGGGTTCGGGAGGCGCTAGGCACCACGGTGGGCGTGTCGACGACCGGCATCGCGGGGCCGACGGGCGGCACGCCCGAGAAGCCGGTAGGCACCGTGTGGGTCGGGTACGCCGACGCATCCGGAGGGCACGCCCGACGCCACCAGTTCGTGGAGGACCGCACGCTCAACAAAGAGCTCTTCGCGTCCGCGGCCCTCGAACAGGCGCGTCGGACGTTGTCGGCGTAG
- a CDS encoding mechanosensitive ion channel family protein — protein sequence MNDLLSRSQDYLNAETIQVLGSYVLSIVAFVLILIVGRYVATWVRDTIRGGLDKPQVDTTLTKFAGNFAYYAIFLLALFAGLETVGIETASFVAVLAAASFAVGLALQGTLANFAAGIMLLIFRPFKVDDYVEIADETGFVRDISLFFTRLTTRDNRLIIVPNGDIFGSTIRNIFAHDIVRVDCNVGTDYPADIDATREVLLEAARSVDGRVAEKGEQAALTGLGDSSIAWQVRVWAETDDYFRLRQELTRQVKYKLDEADIGIPYPQMDVHLDELNGNGEAA from the coding sequence ATGAACGACCTTCTTTCCCGTTCTCAGGACTACCTAAACGCCGAGACGATACAGGTGCTCGGCTCCTACGTACTGAGCATTGTTGCCTTTGTCCTCATTCTCATCGTGGGGCGGTACGTGGCGACCTGGGTCCGCGATACGATCCGGGGAGGGCTCGACAAGCCGCAGGTCGACACGACCCTGACGAAGTTTGCCGGCAACTTTGCGTACTACGCCATCTTCCTGCTGGCCCTCTTCGCCGGCCTGGAGACCGTGGGGATCGAAACGGCGAGCTTCGTCGCCGTCCTGGCCGCCGCCAGTTTTGCGGTTGGCCTCGCCCTGCAGGGCACCCTCGCCAACTTCGCCGCGGGCATCATGCTGCTGATCTTTCGGCCCTTCAAGGTCGACGACTACGTCGAAATTGCCGACGAGACCGGCTTCGTGCGCGACATCTCCCTCTTCTTTACGCGGCTCACCACCCGAGACAACCGTCTTATCATCGTTCCGAACGGCGACATTTTCGGCTCCACCATCCGCAATATTTTTGCGCACGATATTGTCCGGGTGGACTGCAACGTCGGAACCGACTACCCGGCGGACATCGACGCCACCCGCGAGGTGCTGCTCGAGGCGGCCCGCAGCGTTGACGGTCGCGTGGCGGAAAAGGGCGAGCAGGCCGCACTCACGGGCCTTGGAGACTCGTCCATTGCCTGGCAGGTGCGCGTCTGGGCCGAGACCGACGACTATTTTCGCCTCCGGCAGGAGTTGACCCGCCAGGTGAAGTACAAGCTGGACGAGGCGGACATCGGCATTCCGTATCCGCAGATGGACGTGCACCTCGACGAACTCAACGGCAACGGCGAGGCGGCGTAG
- a CDS encoding TlpA family protein disulfide reductase, translating to MHRFLTLACTAGLLALLIACGGDDTAQTSDQAAPSASESSRPIPGKVRDVGPEPVPTLTMETLDGASIDLAARNGELLLVNFWATWCAPCREEIPDLKGLHTDLENLTVIGVALDRKGREVVEPFAQKLDINYPIVVDEAGTVEAEFGPIPGLPTTILVTPDGQITKRVVGIFPTEEMRPTLKKMLSDEA from the coding sequence ATGCATCGCTTTCTGACGCTCGCCTGCACCGCCGGGCTGCTCGCCCTGCTCATCGCATGTGGGGGAGACGACACAGCCCAGACCAGCGATCAGGCCGCACCATCCGCGTCCGAGTCGAGCCGCCCCATTCCCGGCAAGGTGCGGGACGTGGGGCCTGAGCCGGTCCCCACTCTCACGATGGAAACGCTCGACGGGGCCTCAATCGACCTCGCTGCCCGGAACGGTGAGCTCCTCCTCGTCAACTTTTGGGCCACCTGGTGCGCCCCGTGCCGTGAGGAAATTCCAGACCTTAAGGGCCTGCACACGGACCTTGAGAACCTTACGGTCATCGGGGTGGCGTTGGACCGCAAGGGCCGTGAGGTCGTGGAGCCATTTGCCCAGAAGCTCGACATCAACTACCCGATCGTCGTAGACGAAGCAGGCACCGTCGAGGCGGAGTTCGGGCCTATTCCCGGTCTTCCCACAACGATTCTCGTGACCCCGGATGGACAGATCACGAAGCGGGTCGTCGGCATTTTCCCCACCGAGGAGATGCGCCCGACGCTCAAGAAGATGCTGTCCGACGAGGCGTGA
- a CDS encoding TatD family hydrolase, producing MIVDTHAHLYLDQFDDDRDMVLRRAWGAEVDVIVMPAIDVPSIQQAVDLCEEHDGLYAMAALHPSETQEATEEDFEAVVEWCSHPSVVAVGESGLDYYWDRSFDDRQKRFFRKHIRLAIEADLPLVIHNRDAAEDILAILEEESVQADVPEKMRGILHCYVDPPRIAERAWNLGFYVGVGGIMTFSNSDVDQYVKEVPLEHIVVETDSPYLAPEPNRGDRNEPAYVRHVAERLAEIKDLPLETVAEVTTQNARAIYELDAAG from the coding sequence ATGATCGTTGACACGCACGCGCACCTGTACCTCGACCAGTTCGACGACGACCGGGACATGGTTTTGCGTCGGGCCTGGGGGGCCGAGGTCGACGTCATCGTAATGCCGGCCATCGACGTCCCCTCCATTCAACAGGCCGTAGATCTTTGTGAGGAGCACGACGGGCTCTATGCCATGGCGGCCCTGCACCCCTCGGAAACGCAGGAGGCCACCGAGGAGGACTTTGAGGCAGTCGTGGAATGGTGCTCGCACCCGAGCGTGGTGGCGGTGGGGGAGAGTGGCCTGGACTATTACTGGGACCGGTCGTTTGACGACCGGCAGAAGCGCTTTTTCCGAAAGCACATTCGCCTCGCCATCGAGGCCGACCTGCCCCTCGTCATCCACAACCGCGACGCCGCGGAGGACATTCTTGCCATTCTTGAAGAGGAGTCCGTACAGGCCGACGTCCCGGAGAAAATGCGTGGGATCCTTCACTGCTACGTCGACCCGCCCCGGATCGCCGAGCGGGCGTGGAATCTGGGCTTCTACGTCGGAGTAGGGGGCATCATGACCTTCTCGAACAGCGACGTGGACCAGTATGTGAAGGAGGTCCCGCTCGAGCACATCGTTGTGGAGACCGACAGCCCCTACCTGGCCCCGGAGCCAAATCGGGGCGATCGAAATGAGCCGGCCTACGTGCGCCACGTCGCGGAGCGGCTCGCCGAGATCAAGGACCTCCCGCTGGAGACGGTCGCCGAGGTCACGACCCAGAATGCCCGGGCGATTTACGAGTTGGACGCCGCAGGATAA
- a CDS encoding NAD(P)H-quinone oxidoreductase produces MRAVRVPEPGDPSAMTIGEVPTPTPKADEVRVQVHATALNRADTFQRRGHYSPPDGASSIMGLEMAGIVQEAGSGVTDWHEGDRVFSLLAGGGYAEQVVVHKDLLMAVPPGLSMQEAAAIPEVFLTAYQALHWLGGLQSGHDTLIHAGASGVGTAAIQLTREASARPYITASAPKHDLCRDLGAAATIDYESEDFAARVDDLTEGEGVDIVLDFIGAPYFHQNVEALSVDGRIVQLATLGGSTVAEVSLRALMAKRIQLLTSTLRDRSLDYKVQLTRAFAGDVVPKFADGPLRPVIDSTYDWTEVADAHRRMENNENAGKIVLQVVS; encoded by the coding sequence ATGCGAGCCGTTCGCGTCCCCGAGCCTGGCGACCCGTCCGCAATGACCATCGGCGAGGTGCCGACCCCGACCCCTAAGGCCGACGAGGTCCGTGTCCAGGTGCACGCCACTGCTCTCAACCGCGCCGACACGTTCCAGCGCCGCGGCCACTATTCCCCACCCGACGGGGCATCCTCCATCATGGGGCTCGAGATGGCCGGGATCGTTCAGGAGGCCGGGTCTGGTGTGACCGACTGGCACGAGGGAGATCGCGTATTCAGCCTGCTGGCCGGGGGCGGGTACGCCGAACAGGTGGTTGTGCACAAAGACCTGCTGATGGCCGTCCCGCCGGGCCTCTCCATGCAGGAGGCGGCGGCAATCCCGGAGGTGTTTCTGACGGCGTACCAGGCGCTCCATTGGCTTGGGGGGCTACAAAGCGGGCACGACACGCTTATCCATGCCGGCGCCAGTGGCGTGGGAACCGCTGCCATTCAACTCACGCGGGAGGCCAGTGCGCGCCCCTACATCACGGCCTCGGCCCCGAAGCACGATCTCTGCCGCGATCTCGGAGCGGCAGCCACCATCGACTACGAGTCGGAGGACTTCGCCGCCCGGGTCGACGACCTCACGGAGGGAGAGGGGGTAGACATCGTGCTCGACTTCATCGGCGCGCCGTACTTTCACCAGAATGTGGAGGCCCTGTCGGTGGACGGCCGCATCGTCCAACTTGCGACTCTGGGGGGCAGCACCGTGGCGGAGGTAAGCCTGCGCGCCCTGATGGCCAAACGCATTCAGCTCCTAACCTCGACGCTCCGCGACCGAAGCCTCGACTACAAGGTACAGCTTACCCGTGCGTTTGCGGGGGATGTCGTGCCCAAGTTCGCGGACGGCCCGCTCCGCCCAGTGATCGATTCGACCTACGACTGGACCGAGGTGGCCGACGCCCACCGGCGCATGGAAAACAACGAGAACGCCGGAAAGATCGTCCTTCAAGTGGTCTCGTAG
- a CDS encoding metal-dependent hydrolase: MDSVTQITLGAAVGEATAGREADLKAPLWGAAFGLLPDLDVLANPFLTEIQALTMHRSVTHSLVFIALVSVCAAYGLRRFHRDVPVSTGQWGALVALTLGTHVGLDCLTTYGTQVFWPFSNYPVIYGAVFVIDPLYTLPLAAGLLVSLRWNATVPARRWANYVGLALSSAYLLFTVVNKEHVKQVFEEALSDTAPHYERIFTSPTPFNNLLWQGVAETKDGYYVGDYSLLDPDRSVNFQYVPKQHDLLEDQWDTPVVRELRRFSQGYFVVRRDGGGALRIHDLRFGRNDVGLTDDGEYLFTYRLRAGPDGTIIGITRPEPPFELNAALLRQFLARIQGQPESLP; the protein is encoded by the coding sequence ATGGATTCCGTGACACAGATTACACTGGGCGCCGCGGTGGGCGAGGCGACGGCGGGCCGCGAGGCCGACCTCAAAGCGCCGCTGTGGGGCGCGGCCTTCGGCCTCCTGCCCGATCTCGACGTGCTAGCCAACCCGTTTCTGACAGAAATTCAGGCGCTCACCATGCACCGGAGTGTCACGCACTCCCTGGTGTTTATTGCCCTGGTAAGTGTGTGTGCGGCATACGGGCTTCGGCGCTTTCATCGGGACGTTCCGGTCTCCACGGGGCAGTGGGGGGCCCTGGTCGCGCTCACGCTCGGTACACACGTGGGACTCGACTGCCTCACAACGTATGGCACGCAGGTCTTCTGGCCCTTCAGCAACTACCCTGTCATCTACGGGGCTGTCTTTGTCATCGACCCACTGTATACCCTGCCGCTGGCGGCAGGGCTGCTCGTGTCTCTCCGGTGGAACGCCACAGTGCCGGCGCGGCGCTGGGCGAACTACGTGGGCCTTGCGCTGAGCTCCGCGTACCTTCTCTTCACCGTCGTCAACAAGGAACACGTCAAGCAGGTCTTTGAGGAGGCCCTCTCGGACACGGCTCCCCACTACGAACGCATCTTCACGTCCCCCACCCCTTTCAACAACCTCCTTTGGCAGGGCGTCGCGGAAACTAAGGATGGATATTACGTCGGGGACTACTCGCTTCTCGACCCAGATCGCTCCGTCAATTTCCAGTACGTGCCTAAGCAACACGACCTCTTGGAAGATCAGTGGGACACCCCCGTCGTGAGGGAGCTGCGCCGGTTCTCTCAGGGCTACTTCGTCGTCCGTCGGGACGGCGGGGGCGCTCTGCGGATTCATGATCTTCGGTTCGGGCGCAACGACGTCGGCCTCACCGACGATGGCGAGTATCTGTTCACGTACAGGCTGCGGGCAGGACCGGACGGAACCATCATCGGCATCACGCGCCCCGAGCCGCCGTTCGAACTCAACGCCGCACTCCTTCGCCAATTCCTTGCCCGCATTCAGGGCCAGCCTGAGTCGCTCCCCTAA
- a CDS encoding SpoIID/LytB domain-containing protein → MRWCKFHPILCSGARGLLGGISFLILALLVTGVPSLASAQSSSDSTDWVQVRLHHGTDVESVRLTPKRTSLSVLLPSGDPPILRLKRDETVTLGRRQGDVYARRGNANLYARSLRLAPSSGGSWMLSLPSESTRTYTGRLTLRPADSSTGLQLVNRVPLQDYVASVVAAEYGLDDRSGTRAMAVVARTYALFSTKHFDGDYDHVDGTASQVYRGKDVITEDARRAARETQGQILTYDGAPIQAVYFSSSGGHTASNEEVWTDSPSLPYLRGKEDPYDEASPKHRWTTRINRRALLQALSLHHGTSVEGFLLGDRTPNGRLATIEVLFSDDGRTEMEASTFRSIVNERVDGGTLKSTWFDARRDGPDYVLTGRGHGHGVGLNQWGAHAMAEQGRSYREILSFYYSGVQIQQLDETSPLPAVAQDPPSPPADSTAPRIGW, encoded by the coding sequence ATGCGTTGGTGTAAATTTCACCCGATCCTCTGCTCGGGCGCTCGGGGCCTTCTCGGGGGGATCTCCTTCCTGATCTTGGCGCTGCTCGTGACCGGGGTGCCCTCCCTGGCCTCGGCCCAGTCTTCATCCGACAGCACAGACTGGGTACAGGTGCGCCTTCACCACGGGACGGATGTTGAATCTGTTCGCCTGACGCCGAAGCGCACCTCACTCTCGGTACTGCTTCCCAGCGGTGATCCCCCAATTCTCCGGCTGAAACGCGACGAGACCGTGACGCTCGGCCGCCGTCAGGGAGATGTGTATGCCCGCCGCGGGAACGCCAACCTGTACGCCCGGTCGCTCCGCCTCGCGCCGTCCAGCGGGGGCAGCTGGATGCTCAGCCTGCCCTCCGAGTCGACGCGCACGTACACGGGACGCCTCACGCTTCGCCCCGCGGACTCCAGCACCGGCCTTCAGCTCGTCAACCGCGTGCCCCTACAGGACTACGTAGCAAGCGTTGTCGCCGCAGAGTACGGCCTCGACGACCGGTCGGGCACCCGGGCCATGGCAGTCGTGGCCCGGACCTACGCCCTCTTCTCCACCAAGCACTTCGACGGAGACTACGACCACGTCGACGGCACGGCCTCTCAGGTATACCGGGGAAAAGACGTGATCACCGAAGACGCCCGGCGGGCAGCCCGGGAGACGCAGGGCCAAATTTTGACCTACGACGGGGCCCCGATCCAGGCGGTCTACTTCTCGTCAAGCGGCGGCCACACGGCCAGCAACGAGGAGGTCTGGACGGACAGTCCCTCCCTTCCCTACCTTCGGGGCAAGGAGGACCCGTACGACGAGGCCTCGCCCAAGCACCGCTGGACGACGCGCATCAACCGCCGGGCCCTCCTGCAGGCGCTCTCGCTGCACCACGGCACCTCCGTCGAGGGATTTCTGCTGGGCGACCGCACCCCGAACGGCCGGCTGGCAACCATCGAGGTGCTCTTCTCGGACGATGGCAGGACGGAAATGGAGGCGAGCACCTTCCGGTCGATCGTGAACGAGCGGGTCGACGGGGGCACGTTGAAAAGCACCTGGTTCGACGCCCGTCGGGACGGCCCGGACTACGTGTTGACCGGACGGGGCCACGGCCACGGCGTGGGCCTCAATCAGTGGGGCGCTCACGCAATGGCCGAGCAGGGCAGGAGCTACCGCGAGATTCTTTCATTTTACTACTCGGGCGTCCAGATTCAGCAACTGGACGAGACGTCTCCCCTGCCCGCGGTGGCCCAGGACCCGCCCAGCCCGCCCGCCGACTCCACCGCCCCTCGGATCGGTTGGTGA